The proteins below are encoded in one region of Silene latifolia isolate original U9 population chromosome 2, ASM4854445v1, whole genome shotgun sequence:
- the LOC141642491 gene encoding scarecrow-like protein 13 translates to MQTSTIHHSTGGVHGLFYQHAQDMTPYFPYNNMQLDSASIATQMSSQAYNEGYVTLDSTPPTSMYNVYDSPSDVTSSFKKNQFSPQESQSYISDPHHSPDNNFGSPASGSSVVDDNSELRNWLRDVERSLLGPDSCLTDHHYCTLTHKGDLEASSTLKQVMEIVPRMDLKQVLCLSAQAVADKDLVVAPSLLDEVGKRVSVCGTPIERLAAYMMEGLKARLEVSGFNIYKKLKCQQPTSSQLLSYMHVLYEYCPYFQFAYTSANLIIQEATQNESSIHIIDFQIGMGTQWVLLFESLAKRPGGPPFVRITGVDDSHSAYARGGGLEVVAYRLSKSAESYGVPFEFHAAAMSGCKVERENLGVLPGEALAVNFPFMLHHMPDESVNTINHRDRLLRLVKSLSPRVVTLVEQESNTNTPPFMHRFLETLDYYTAMFESIDVALPRNDKRRIHAEQHCVARDIVNMIACEDEERMERHEPFGKWRARFSMAGFNQLPLSMNVKNGTRGLLNKFDKNYRLEEGLGALYLGWKNRGMATSSAWK, encoded by the coding sequence ATGCAAACATCAACGATTCACCACAGTACTGGTGGAGTGCACGGGTTGTTTTACCAGCATGCACAAGATATGACACCTTATTTCCCATACAATAATATGCAGCTTGATAGTGCTAGTATTGCAACCCAGATGTCTTCTCAAGCATACAATGAAGGGTACGTTACCTTGGACTCAACCCCGCCAACTAGCATGTATAATGTCTATGACTCTCCATCAGACGTCACCTCATCATTTAAGAAAAATCAATTTTCTCCGCAAGAGTCTCAATCTTACATCTCTGATCCCCATCACTCCCCTGACAACAATTTTGGTTCCCCGGCAAGTGGCTCTTCTGTAGTTGATGACAACAGTGAACTTAGAAACTGGCTTCGAGATGTGGAACGCTCTTTGTTGGGGCCCGATTCGTGCCTGACAGATCACCATTACTGCACTTTAACCCACAAAGGAGACCTTGAAGCCTCATCTACTTTAAAACAGGTGATGGAAATTGTTCCTAGAATGGACTTGAAACAGGTGCTCTGTCTGAGTGCGCAAGCCGTTGCTGACAAGGATCTCGTTGTTGCACCTAGCTTATTGGACGAAGTGGGTAAGAGGGTATCTGTTTGTGGAACACCTATTGAACGATTGGCTGCTTACATGATGGAGGGACTCAAAGCAAGGCTTGAAGTCTCTGGCTTTAATATTTACAAGAAGCTCAAGTGCCAACAACCTACAAGTTCTCAATTGCTTTCCTATATGCACGTTCTCTATGAGTATTGCCCGTACTTCCAATTTGCGTACACATCAGCAAATCTTATCATCCAGGAAGCTACCCAAAATGAAAGCAGCATTCACATAATTGATTTCCAGATAGGAATGGGTACACAGTGGGTGTTGCTGTTTGAGTCTCTTGCAAAGCGGCCTGGTGGGCCTCCCTTTGTTCGTATTACTGGTGTTGACGATTCACATTCGGCGTATGCTCGTGGGGGAGGACTTGAGGTTGTTGCATATAGGCTGTCCAAATCTGCAGAGTCATATGGCGTCCCATTCGAATTCCATGCTGCCGCCATGTCTGGTTGCAAAGTCGAACGGGAAAATCTCGGAGTACTGCCTGGCGAAGCGTTGGCCGTGAATTTCCCTTTCATGCTACATCATATGCCAGATGAAAGCGTGAACACGATAAACCATCGAGACCGGTTATTAAGGCTGGTTAAGAGCTTGTCACCTAGAGTTGTGACCCTAGTGGAACAAGAATCAAACACAAATACTCCTCCATTCATGCATCGATTCCTAGAAACCCTAGATTACTACACAGCAATGTTTGAATCAATCGATGTGGCTCTACCAAGGAATGACAAAAGAAGGATACATGCAGAGCAGCATTGTGTAGCACGAGACATAGTGAACATGATAGCATGCGAGGATGAAGAAAGGATGGAGAGGCACGAGCCATTTGGAAAATGGAGGGCGAGGTTTAGCATGGCCGGTTTCAATCAATTGCCTTTGAGTATGAATGTAAAGAATGGAACTAGGGGGTTATTGAACAAGTTTGATAAAAACTATAGGCTAGAAGAGGGGCTGGGAGCACTATATCTCGGGTGGAAGAACCGTGGTATGGCTACTTCATCTGCATGGAAGTGA
- the LOC141628924 gene encoding pumilio homolog 12-like, whose translation MVLTIRKSEGGCEDEGECSTRYAVVDERQQLEHDDDESYSSIMGLGNLTLSDNHTVETRIPNQSLKPSATASAYWPDNVGMPVAYDPDFTTSQHHTGLQSVGMDQLFPQPGLFTAPSTSNVDFQPQAVLVDIFKNPYKYMTSPTASRCVSALLDNAPSLTFIDNFVRATLQCKESLVSAACTYQGTLVIQKLICEAKNRPIIARLPLLLSEHTVLLMTNKNGMHVVKQCFVQLDYTKHRPLHEKLMEDDNWMIVARDMTGCRGLNSCIDYMEHSNKYNLVSRIAYYAAPLAMDVYANYVVQHVIDMQTLYTGYIVKILLPLLDTLCTVKNGSHLLEKCLSTPYFPEIVQKLLQSSKIIRHATHEYANYVIQKALLRTEHEDTELYIQLINILCKHKNILMMNRHGRYVARLLPVD comes from the exons ATGGTACTGACTATCAGAAAGAGCGAGGGTGGATGTGAAGATGAGGGTGAATGTTCAACGAGGTACGCGGTTGTTGATGAACGACAACAACTCGAACACGATGATGATGAGTCTTATTCTTCAATCATGGGTTTGGGTAACTTAACCTTGTCTGATAATCACACAG TCGAGACGAGAATACCTAATCAGAGCCTAAAACCATCAGCAACAGCATCAGCGTATTGGCCTGACAACGTAGGAATGCCCGTAGCCTACGATCCTGATTTCACAACTTCACAGCATCATACCGGTTTACAAAGTGTTGGTATGGATCAATTATTCCCACAACCCGGTTTGTTCACTGCTCCTAGCACAAGCAATGTCGATTTCCAGCCTCAGGCGGTGTTGGTTGATATATTTAAAAACCCTTATAAGTATATGACAAGCCCAACTGCTAGTCGCTGTGTCTCCGCCTTGCTTGATAACGCCCCTTCATTGACTTTCATTGACAATTTTGTAAGAGCTACCCTTCAATGCAAGGAATCACTCGTTTCTGCTGCTTGCACTTACCAGGG TACTTTGGTGATTCAAAAGCTGATCTGCGAGGCGAAAAACAGGCCTATAATTGCGCGACTCCCTCTGCTTTTGTCTGAACATACTGTACTTCTGATGACGAACAAGAACGGGATGCATGTTGTTAAACAGTGTTTTGTGCAGTTAGATTACACTAAACACAGA CCTCTACACGAAAAACTGATGGAGGATGACAACTGGATGATTGTGGCTAGGGACATGACGGGGTGTCGAGGCTTAAATTCTTGCATAGATTACATGGAGCATTCTAACAAGTACAATCTTGTGTCTCGCATTGCTTATTATGCAGCACCCTTGGCTATGGACGTTTATGCGAACTATGTCGTGCAGCATGTGATAGATATGCAGACCCTTTACACCGGCTATATTGTGAAGATCCTCTTACCTTTACTTGATACCCTTTGTACGGTCAAGAATGGCAGTCATCTGTTGGAGAAATGTCTATCAACTCCCTACTTTCCGGAAATTGTACAGAAACTCTTACAGAGTTCGAAAATTATCAGACACGCCACTCACGAGTATGCAAATTACGTAATCCAGAAGGCACTTCTGCGCACAGAG CATGAAGACACGGAACTTTATATTCAACTTATCAACATATTGTGTAAACACAAAAACATTCTGATGATGAATCGACATGGAAGATATGTTGCGAGATTGCTACCAGTTGATTGA